The following are from one region of the Schistosoma mansoni, WGS project CABG00000000 data, chromosome 2 unplaced supercontig 0213, strain Puerto Rico, whole genome shotgun sequence genome:
- a CDS encoding putative RNA-binding protein — protein sequence MPGRASFAMMAATAKALSLNVIPGVLPPTQLNAITSHHHYGSANPRHCEHNKSAFSPGASDSEKESKATRTLFVGSLEPDITKKEVLSAFERYGYVEQINNKRSPKPGGLSYASVHFRNVDMASRAKMSMSGRFIRSLHCKKSYGKVIPSHWLYIGGLESWISTDSLPRMLSRFGQLTYLDWSPRRKYAIAVYDSC from the coding sequence ATGCCTGGAAGGGCATCTTTTGCCATGATGGCTGCTACTGCAAAGGCTCTTAGTCTGAATGTTATCCCTGGGGTGTTGCCACCAACACAGTTAAATGCAATCACTTCTCACCATCATTATGGCTCTGCAAACCCTCGACACTGTGAACATAACAAAAGTGCGTTCTCTCCTGGAGCATCCGATTCAGAAAAAGAGTCTAAAGCTACAAGGACTTTATTTGTTGGAAGTTTAGAACCAGATATAACGAAAAAAGAGGTACTCTCAGCTTTTGAGAGGTATGGTTATGTTgaacaaattaataataagcGTTCTCCGAAACCTGGTGGTCTTTCTTATGCATCTGTACACTTTCGAAATGTTGATATGGCCAGTCGTGCGAAAATGTCCATGTCTGGTCGTTTTATTAGGTCCCTACATTGCAAAAAAAGTTATGGTAAGGTGATCCCATCGCACTGGCTGTATATTGGTGGATTAGAATCGTGGATTTCCACTGATTCACTACCGCGTATGCTCTCTCGTTTCGGACAACTAACTTATCTTGATTGGTCTCCTAGACGAAAGTATGCAATCGCCGTTTATGACAGCTGTTAA